Sequence from the Ziziphus jujuba cultivar Dongzao chromosome 9, ASM3175591v1 genome:
CTCCTCACATGATTTCGAttctttttggaaagaaaaaaatttcaataacttCCGCATGTCCATCTCCGGAATTTCCCACATACCTGAAATTccgatatttatttaaaaagaaaaaaaaatccgatatttatttaaaaaaaaaaaaatccaactgcTGGTCAAAAAACTTTCCATTGACCCCACCAGAAAATGTCCATGTCATATCATTACGTGGCATTCTCTGATTCGTTGGAACCAGATTTTTGGGAAGGAATTCCACGCGGTGTACCTTCGTGGCAAAGGCTTTTTTGGCTTTGTCCTTTCTCTATATGTTTCGCCAAATTTATTAGTGGGGGGAAACCCAACGGCCTAGTTTGGCTTTGCTTTCCCTTTtttactcttcttttttttttttttcttttttttttttttttcgtccgCAAGGCTTAGCCATTACTCTAAAGCAAACAGCACTATCTCTCACTCTCTCAATTTCTGTGTTTTCTCATCAATGGCGTCGCTTTCCCAACTTGCTCTTGTTCTTGGTCTTTCGTTATGGTCCTTGGTTTTGCTAGCCTCACCCGCCTATTCGCTCACCTGCAAATCCCAGACGTTCAAAAACAACAAGCTTTACTCCTACTGCTTGGACCTCCCAACCCTTAGCTCTTACCTCCATTGGACCTATGATTCATCCAATTCCTCCGTCTCCGTGGCCTTTATAGCGGCTCCTCCGGATTCCAGTGGATGGGTTTCGTGGGCTTTAAACCCAACCGGTACGGGCATGCTTGGAGCACAGGCTCTGGTAGCCTTCAAGCATTCGAATGGTTCGATGGTCGTCGAGACCTACAATATCAATTCGTACGACATCAAGCAATCGAAGCTGTCGTTGGATGTGTGGGACACCAGCGCCGAGTACACGGACGGCGCGATTAGGCTCTTCGCGAAGATGAAGGTGCCGGAGAAATCGGAGACGGTGAACCACGTCTGGCAGGTGGGGCCCATCACCGATAACAGCCCTGCAAAGCATGAAATGCAGACTGCTAATCTCAACGCCAAAGCTTCCCTCAAGTTGACGGGACAGACTGACACTTCTACCCCTTCGGGTACCGACTCCAGGACCAAGAGAAAGAACGTgagtttttctctttctttcttttctttttttttttttttttttttttttttttaaccaaatatgTTCGCATTTTTTTCTTGATATGTAGGCTGAAATACCTTCCAATTCCTTTAGAATTTTCTAATTGTTAGaattttgaaaatcttttaGGTGGTAAttcctacaatttttttttttttttttttgggtctaattCTTGTGTCATGTCGAAGAAAGcaaaattcattttcaaattcttagaatttttgaaaatcttttaAATGGATAATTCCTAcagttattttttttggggggtctaAAACAATTTTTCGTTTCGCGTTGAAGAAAGCAAAATTGATTCTCGAATTGttagaatttttgaaattttttagatGGGTAACTCCTACaattctttttcgtttttgggGTAAAAAAGAATTTATGTGTCATGTGTGTCGAAGAAGGCAAAATTCGCGGAGTTAGTAGCTACAAAATTTGTTTTACTACAATTTGTGCAAATAAGATtatctttttgaaaattaagttGCTGTTTTTGGTTGATATTTGTGATGGGGTATGAAGAACGTGACAAAATGAGTGAATTTTGGGTGCGTTTCAGATTCACGGTATACTGAACGCAGTGAGTTGGGGGCTTATGTTTCCGATCGGAGCAATCATAGCGAGGTACATGAGGACTTTCCAGTCTGCAGATCCAGCGTGGTTTTATCTTCATGTTTTCTGCCAGGTATCTGCTTATGCTATTGGGGTTGCTGGCTGGGGAACTGGAATTAAGCTTGGAAGTGAGTCAAAGGGTGTTCAGTACACTGGTCACCGCAATATCGGAATAGCCCTCTTTAGTCTTGCAACTTTGCAAGTAAGTATTGGTCCATTGTCACTTACCAGTCACCCTTTGTCTTGAACATAAGTTTGATAAGAAAGTTAATTCTGAGTGATATTATACTTGTGAGTTGTGATTtgcttttatataatatattctactCTGAATGTGGATAATAAAATTGCACTTGTTTATCTCTCCGGTTGTCATTTTGTTTTGTGAAAAAAGACAAGTGCAATTAGAAAGAAAAGTGGATTCTTAGAAATTGTGTGGTGTTGGGATTTTTCTTTTGGGACCAAAGAAACGAGGGGGTGTTAATTCTTGCTTAGTTTGATATTGTTGATCTTGACAGCTGCTGAAGGTAGCAACTAAGCAGCTTGTTTTATTCTGCAACTTGGGGGTTTTGATTGTTTTCTTCTggtgtttttccttttttcttttttggatgttATAGATTTTTGCATTGTTCTTAAGACCAAAGAAGGAACACAAGTATCGATTCTACTGGAATATCTACCACCACGGTCTTGGCTACACCATACTTGTACTCGGAATCCTCAATGTGTT
This genomic interval carries:
- the LOC107426737 gene encoding cytochrome b561 and DOMON domain-containing protein At3g25290 encodes the protein MASLSQLALVLGLSLWSLVLLASPAYSLTCKSQTFKNNKLYSYCLDLPTLSSYLHWTYDSSNSSVSVAFIAAPPDSSGWVSWALNPTGTGMLGAQALVAFKHSNGSMVVETYNINSYDIKQSKLSLDVWDTSAEYTDGAIRLFAKMKVPEKSETVNHVWQVGPITDNSPAKHEMQTANLNAKASLKLTGQTDTSTPSGTDSRTKRKNIHGILNAVSWGLMFPIGAIIARYMRTFQSADPAWFYLHVFCQVSAYAIGVAGWGTGIKLGSESKGVQYTGHRNIGIALFSLATLQIFALFLRPKKEHKYRFYWNIYHHGLGYTILVLGILNVFKGLDILVPEKKWKSAYIIAIAALGVIAVLLEAITWIVVVRRKSSKSTKPYDGFNNGQGRQQPLAI